Proteins found in one Quercus robur chromosome 2, dhQueRobu3.1, whole genome shotgun sequence genomic segment:
- the LOC126715441 gene encoding UDP-N-acetylglucosamine transporter UGNT1-like isoform X2, with protein MDSTLKFKVTDAQSHRDKELVGVGALAMASEKNQKLPVSDPLLSDETHKKASAITTKGAQAAISYMLTAVLLVLFNKAALSSYNFPCVNVITLFQMLCSCSFLYAMKLWKIISFTMDEPQNTTKNPATLVPFRTLVHTLPLAFSYLLYMLVSMESVRGISVPMYTTLRRTTVAFTMIVEYVLTGKKHSPSIVACVGIILLGAFVAGARDLSFDAYAYAVVFIANICTAVYLASIAHIGKSSGLNTFGLMWCNGIICAPILLFWTSIRGDLQVTLNFPYLFFPGFQVVILLSCILAFLINYCVFLNTTLNSALTQTICGNLKDLLTIGLGWVLFGGLPFDFISPSQ; from the exons ATGGATTCGACTCTGAAATTTAAAGTCACAGATGCACAGAGTCACAGAGACAAAGAACTGGTTGGAGTTGGTGCCTTGGCTATGGCTTCTGAGAAGAACCAGAAACTGCCCGTATCCGATCCCTTGCTCAGTGATGAGACTCACAAGAAAGCCTCTGCCATAACCACAAAAGGAGCTCAAGCTGCTATCTCTTACATGCTCACTgcag TTCTCTTGGTATTGTTCAACAAAGCAGCCCTTTCGTCATACAATTTCCCATGTGTAAATGTCATCACTCTTTTTCAG ATGCTATGTTCGTGTTCGTTTCTCTATGCAATGAAATTATGGAAGATCATTTCTTTCACAATGGATGAACCGCAAAACACTACTAAAAACCCAGCAACCCTTGTACCATTTAGGACATTGGTTCACACTCTTCCTCTTGCATTTTCGTATTTGCTTTACATG TTGGTCTCAATGGAATCTGTTCGGGGCATAAGTGTTCCGATGTACACCACCCTCAGGCGGACTACTGTGGCTTTTACAATGATTGTGGAGTATGTTTTGACTGGGAAGAAGCATTCACCTTCTATTGTTGCCTG TGTGGGGATAATTTTACTTGGTGCCTTTGTTGCCGGAGCTCGGGACTTGTCATTTGATGCCTATGCTTATGCTGTTGTTTTCATAGCAAACATCTGTACAGCAGTATATCTTGCTTCTATAGCTCATATTG GTAAATCCAGTGGCCTGAATACCTTTGGTCTTATGTGGTGTAATG GAATAATATGTGCACCAATCTTGCTGTTCTGGACATCAATCAGAGGGGACCTACAAGTGACACTGAACTTTCCTTATTTATTCTTCCCTGGTTTTCAG GTTGTGATTCTTCTTTCCTGTATTTTGGCTTTCTTGATAAACTATTGTGTATTTTTGAATACAACTCTCAATTCAGCTCTCACTCAGACAATTTGTGGTAATTTGAAG
- the LOC126715441 gene encoding UDP-N-acetylglucosamine transporter UGNT1-like isoform X3 yields the protein MDSTLKFKVTDAQSHRDKELVGVGALAMASEKNQKLPVSDPLLSDETHKKASAITTKGAQAAISYMLTAVLLVLFNKAALSSYNFPCVNVITLFQMLCSCSFLYAMKLWKIISFTMDEPQNTTKNPATLVPFRTLVHTLPLAFSYLLYMLVSMESVRGISVPMYTTLRRTTVAFTMIVEYVLTGKKHSPSIVACVGIILLGAFVAGARDLSFDAYAYAVVFIANICTAVYLASIAHIGKSSGLNTFGLMWCNGIICAPILLFWTSIRGDLQVTLNFPYLFFPGFQVVILLSCILAFLINYCVFLNTTLNSALTQTICGNLKISPSQ from the exons ATGGATTCGACTCTGAAATTTAAAGTCACAGATGCACAGAGTCACAGAGACAAAGAACTGGTTGGAGTTGGTGCCTTGGCTATGGCTTCTGAGAAGAACCAGAAACTGCCCGTATCCGATCCCTTGCTCAGTGATGAGACTCACAAGAAAGCCTCTGCCATAACCACAAAAGGAGCTCAAGCTGCTATCTCTTACATGCTCACTgcag TTCTCTTGGTATTGTTCAACAAAGCAGCCCTTTCGTCATACAATTTCCCATGTGTAAATGTCATCACTCTTTTTCAG ATGCTATGTTCGTGTTCGTTTCTCTATGCAATGAAATTATGGAAGATCATTTCTTTCACAATGGATGAACCGCAAAACACTACTAAAAACCCAGCAACCCTTGTACCATTTAGGACATTGGTTCACACTCTTCCTCTTGCATTTTCGTATTTGCTTTACATG TTGGTCTCAATGGAATCTGTTCGGGGCATAAGTGTTCCGATGTACACCACCCTCAGGCGGACTACTGTGGCTTTTACAATGATTGTGGAGTATGTTTTGACTGGGAAGAAGCATTCACCTTCTATTGTTGCCTG TGTGGGGATAATTTTACTTGGTGCCTTTGTTGCCGGAGCTCGGGACTTGTCATTTGATGCCTATGCTTATGCTGTTGTTTTCATAGCAAACATCTGTACAGCAGTATATCTTGCTTCTATAGCTCATATTG GTAAATCCAGTGGCCTGAATACCTTTGGTCTTATGTGGTGTAATG GAATAATATGTGCACCAATCTTGCTGTTCTGGACATCAATCAGAGGGGACCTACAAGTGACACTGAACTTTCCTTATTTATTCTTCCCTGGTTTTCAG GTTGTGATTCTTCTTTCCTGTATTTTGGCTTTCTTGATAAACTATTGTGTATTTTTGAATACAACTCTCAATTCAGCTCTCACTCAGACAATTTGTGGTAATTTGAAG